Genomic DNA from Hypnocyclicus thermotrophus:
CATTATATGAATAATTTCTTTTATATTTGTATCTGAAGATATAGTAACTATATTTCTTGACATAATATTAGTAATTTTTTTCATTTTAACCACCTCAAATTTAAATTAATTTTAGCATAAATACAGTTAAATTACAAGAATATATACACTTTAAATTATTCTGTTTTAGGAAGCACATATATCCATGTTTCAGTAGCTAGAGAATAATTAATAATTTCTTCTTTTTTAAAAAATAAATTAATTTCACGAATTGCACTTTCTTTTGAATCAGAAGTATGGATAACATTTTTTCCAGTATCAAGAACATAATCTCCTCTAATAGTTCCCGGAAGGGCATCAGAAGGTCTTGTAGCTCCTGCCATGGTTCTAACTATATTAATAACATTTTCACCTTCTAAGACCATAGCAACTACAGGTCCAGCAGTAATTCCTTTTACCAATTCATCAAAAAATGGTTTTTCTGTA
This window encodes:
- the ndk gene encoding nucleoside-diphosphate kinase codes for the protein MEQTFAMVKPGAVQRELIGEIITRFEKKGIKLVGLKLMQMSEELAKQHYAEHTEKPFFDELVKGITAGPVVAMVLEGENVINIVRTMAGATRPSDALPGTIRGDYVLDTGKNVIHTSDSKESAIREINLFFKKEEIINYSLATETWIYVLPKTE